Sequence from the Rhizobium sp. TH2 genome:
CCTCGGCGCATTCCGGCGCGCGCTTGCCGATGCCCTGCCCCGCCGGCATTCCTTCCGACAGCTTCGTGTCCACTCGAATGGCGCGATCGATCTCCGCCGCTCGCTTCGCGATATCGTCCGTGCCGAAGGCGACCTCGCCGTACCGCGCCTGCGCCGGCGCCAGGAGGTGGTGCGCCGCCCGCTGATCTTCATCGACATATCCGGCTCGATGAGCGGCCATACCGACGAATTGCTGGCACTTGCCCATGCCACGATTCAGGCCATTCCACGCACCGAGATATTCACTATCGGCACACGGTTGAGCCGCATCACGACGGCACTCCGTGCGCAGGACCGGACGGTTGCGCTCGCCCGCGCCGCGACCGCCGTCGATGATTGGAACGGCGGCACGCGCATCGGCCCCGCCCTCAAGGCCTTCCTCGCCATCCCCCGCTTTGCGGCCATGGCACGAGGGGCACTCGTGGTGATCGCCTCCGATGGCCTCGAACGCGGCGGCCATGCGGAATTCGAAAGCTCGATGCGCCGGCTCTCTCATCTCGCCCATCGCCTTTCCCTAGCGACGCCTCTTGCCGGCGACAGCAGATTCCGGCCGGAAACGGCAGCGCTCGCGGCCGTGCTTCCCTGGCTCGACGACCTGGTCGATGGCTCGTCGGCCCATGCCATCGCCCGCTTCATGCTCACCCTCGACCGGCCGGCGCCCCGCGCCTCAGCCGTCTGGAAGGAGAAAGCCCATGCCTTCAGTCATTGACTCCCACTTCCACATCTGGCGCCGCGACGATCTTCCCTGGCTGAACGGGCCAATGGTGCCGCGCATCTTCGGACCCTATGAACCGATCCGCCGAGACTACCCGATCGCGGAATATCTGGGCGAACTCGACGGGCTCGATATCACCAAGGCGGTCTATGTGCAGACCAATTGGGCCAAGACCGATTTCGAGAAGGAGGTCGCCTGGGTCAGCGACACCGCCAAGGAAACCGGGTGGCCACATGCCATCGTCGGCTATGCCGATATGACGCTGGAAGACGTGCGCCCTCAGCTTGATCGTCTCAAAGCCTATCCGCTGGTGCGCGGCGTGCGGATGCAGCTTCATTGGCACGACGTGCCGGAATACCGCTTCGCGCCGAACCCCGAACAGGTGCTCGATCCGGCCGTCCGCCGCAATGTTTCGCGCCTCAACGATTACGACTATTCCTTCGACCTGCAACTCTTTCCTGCGCAGATGCGCGCAGGCGCCGAACTTGTCGCCGAAAACCCGAAGACTGATTTCATCCTCACCCATTGCGGCATGCTGACCGATGACCGTCCCGAGACGGTAGCGTCGTGGAAAGAGGGCCTGGCTCATTTTGCCACCCTGCCGAACCTCTCCGCGAAGCTTTCAGGCCTCGGCACGTTCGGCCATCGCAACGATCCGGCGCTGATTGCGCTTGTCATCGATGGCGGCGTGGAGATTCTCGGAAGCGACCGGCTGATGTTCGGCTCGAACTTTCCGATCGAGAAGCTTTGGACGACCTATGCTTCCGTTCTCGCGGCGCACAAGGCCGCCGTCGAAAAGCACGGTCCAAAGGCGTTGACGGACGTTTTCCACGACACTGCAAACCGGGTCTATCGGCCGGCCTGAAACGGCCACGTGTGGACAACGATTCCTGCCGGGGTTACATGGAGGCATGATTGATCCCTACGACACACTGGGCGTGAGCCGCGATGCGGATGATGTGGCGATCAAGGCCGCCTACCGGCGCCTTGCAAAATCCGCCCATCCCGACTCAGGTGGCGACGCGGATGCCTTCGTGCTGGCCCGGAAGGCGCAGGACCTGTTGCTCGATCCGCTCCGCCGCAAGGTCTTCGATGCTACCGGCTACGATCCCGAACTCGCCGATCCCCGCGATCTCCAGGGCCTGATGGTGATCGAGAAACTGGTCAACGACATCGTGCTCGATGAGCGCGAGCCCGGCACTTTCGATCCGCTTGAGCGGATGCGCGCAACGCTTCTGAACGATATCCGCAAGGCGCGCTTCCATGCCGCCGAGATGGAAGGCCACGGTGCCCGCGTCGGCCGGCATCTCGACAGGATCGCGACGCGGCCGGCGACCGATATTCTCGGCTACATGCTGAAGGCGCGGATCGAGGCGATCACCAAGGCCGTGCTGGAAGCCAGGAAGCAGATCGAGGCAACCGAACGGGCGCTCGAAATGCTGGAAGACTATAGTTATGAAATGGACGAGGCCGGAAAAAACGAGCGCCGTCCGGTAGTGACACTGACCCGATAAAGCCCTGCCTCAGGCCTTGATCGGGATGTAATCAAGCCCGCCGTCAATGCTTTTTGGCCGGCCGTCGAGGAAGAGTTCGCCGATGCGCGGCGCGGATCTGGCGATGACCTTGCCGCCCTTGACGACCGCCAGCCGGGTCGGCTTCAGTCTCAGCGCCTCGATCACATCCGACGCCTGAAGGATGACCAGATCGGCATTGCAGCCCTTTTCCAGGCCATAGCCTTCAAGGCCCATGGTCTTGGCGGAATTGACCGTCAGCGCGTCGAAAATCTTCTTCTTGTCCTCGATGCCGGCCATCTGCGCGACATGGATCGCCATGTGGCCGACCTCGAGCATATCGCCGGAGCCCATCGAATACCAGGGATCCATGACGCAATCATGCCCGAAGGACACATTGAGCCCGGCGTCCATCAGTTCACGCACCCGCGTCATGCCGCGCCGCTTGGGATAGGTGTCGTGCCGGCCCTGCAGCATGATGTTGATCAGCGGATTGGGGATCACATTGATCCTGGCCTCAACCATGAGCGGGATGAGCTTGGAGACGTAATAATTGTCCATCGAGTGCATCGAGGTGAGATGCGAGCCGGCCACCCGGCCCTGCAGCCCGAAGCGAATGGTATCGGCGGCGAGCGTCTCGATGTGGCGGGACATCGGATCGTCGGTCTCGTCGCAATGCATGTCGACCGGCAGGCCCCGATCGGCGGCAATGCGGCAGAGAGCCTCGACCGAGGCAGCGCCCTCATCCATCGTGCGCTCGAAATGCGGAATGCCGCCGACGATATCGACGCCCATGTCGAGCGCGCGGTTAAGGGACGCGATGCCGTCCGCAGCGCGATAATAGCCGTCCTGCGGGAAGGCCACGAGTTGCAGGTCGATATATGGCTTCACCCGCTCGCGCACTTCGATCATCGCTTCGACCGTGACGAGCTTCGGATCGGACGTATCGACATGGCTTCGGATAAAGAGCAGGCCTTGGGTGACCGCCAGATCGCAATAGCGCAGCGCGCGCTCGACCAGTTCCTCCTTCGTCACGATCGGCCGGAGTTCGCCCCAGAGCGCGATGCCTTCGAGCAGCGTGCCCGAGACATTCATCCGCGGCAGGCCGAGCGACAGCGTCGCGTCCATATGGAAATGAGGATCGACGAACGGCGGCGTAACAAGCCGGCCAGTGGCGCTGATTTCCTCGCCTGCGTCGGCTGCGATGGACTTCTCGATTGCATCGATCTTGCCGCCTGATATGCCGATATCCATGCCCGTCCGGCCATCGGGAAGGTTTGCGTCGCGAATGATCAGGTCGAACATGGAACTCTCCTTGGGATTATCTCTCGCCGCGCCGGTAGGGCTGCATCAACGCCTGTGGTACGCGGGCACGCCGCGCCATGACGGCGAGTGCTGCAATGGACAGGATGTAGGGCGTCATCAGGAATATCTGGTAGGGCACGCCTTCAACAGCTGTTTGCAGGCGAAGCTGGAACGCATCGAAGAAGGCGAAGAGCAGCGCGCCAAACAGCGCCCTGCCCGGCCGCCAGGATGCGAAGACGACGAGCGCGATGCAGATCCAGCCACGCCCCTGCACCATGGTGGGGAAGAAGCTGTTGAAGGCCGAGAGCGTGAGGAATGCTCCACCCACAGCCATCAGCGCGCTTCCGACGATCACCGCGCCATAGCGCACTTTCATGGGGTTGACGCCCTGTGCTTCGGCCGCATGCGGGTTCTCGCCGGTCATGCGGATTGCCAGGCCAACAGGCGTGCGGAAGATAACATATGCGAGGATCAGCGCCACCACGATCGCCAGATAGGTCGGCGCGGTCTGGGTGAAGAGCGCGGGGCCAAGAAACGGTAGCGATGACAGGAACGGAACATCGATCGGCTGGAACGGCACGATCGTCGGCGGCGTACCCGCGACCGGCACGATCAGGCGGAAGACATAATAACTGAAGCTTGAGGCAAACAGCGTCACGCCCAGTCCCGCCACGTGCTGGGAAAGGCCGAGCGTGACAGTCAGCACCGAATGAAGCACGCCGAAAATCCCGCCGGCAATCGCCGCGACCAGCAGTCCCGTCCAGAGATCGGCGCCATGATAGACCGAGAGCCAGCCGATCATCGCGCCAAAGGTCATGATGCCCTCGATGCCGAGATTGAGGACGCCGGCGCGTTCGCAGAGCAATGCGCCGAGCGTGCCGAAGATCAGCGGCGTTGCGATCCTGAGGATCGCGGCCCAGAGCCCGGCGGAAGCGAGAATGTCGAACAACACGCTCATCGGCGGATCCTGTATTGGGTGAAGAACAGCGCCACCAGCATGGTCAGCAGCGACAGCGCCACGGTGACGTCGGCGATATAGGTGGGAATGCCGAGGCTGCGGCTCATGCCATCGGCTCCGACGAACATGATGGCCGTGAAAAGTGCCGCAAACACCACGCCGATCGGGTTGAGATTGGCGAGCATGGCGACGACGATGCCGGCATAGCCGAAGCCGGGCGAAAGATCGGTCGTGACATAGCCCTTGACGCCCATGACCTCGATGGCACCAGCGAGACCGGCAAGTCCGCCCGACAGGCAGGCAACCTTGACCAGCGTCCTGCCGAGCGGCACGCCCGCAAACACGGCACCTTGCGGATTGAGCCCCGCGGCGCGCGACTGCATGCCGAAGACCGTGCGTGACTGGATGAGATAGACGATCACGGCGAGCACCACGGCGATGGCGAGCCCGATATGCAGCCGCGATCGCGCGATCAGCTTCGGCAGCATCGCGTGATCGGCCACCGGTTGCGATTGTGGCCAGCCGAAGGCCAGCGGGTCCTTCAGCACGCCATCGATCAGCATCGAGACGAAAAGCACCGCGATGAAATTCATCAGCAGGCTGGTCACGACCTCATCGACCGAAAAGCGCAGGCGCAGCCAGAGCGGGATCAGGATCAGCACCATGCCGGCCATCGCCCCGATCACCAGAAGCAGCGGGATCAAGATCGGCGCGGGCAGACCCGCGAGAAGCTTGGAGCCGAAGGCGGCGACCGCGATCGCCCCCAAATAGAATTGGCCCTCGGCGCCGATATTCCACAGCCGCGCCCGGAAAGCCACGGCCGCCGCAAGGCCGGTCAACATCAGCGGCGTCGCCCGCGTCAACGTTTCGGTGGCCGACAGCCGCGAGCCGAAGGCGCCGATCAGGATGCGCCGATAGGCTTCGAAAACCGGCGCGCCGGCGATGGCGATCAATATGCCGGACAGTGCGAGAGCGGCAATTATGGCGAGGACCGGAGCGCCGATCATCAGCCAGAGCGGACGCTGCTCGCGACGTTCAAGGCGCATGGGCGGCCTCCGTCGCATGGCTCCAGTCGCCCGACATCATCAGGCCCAGCCTGCGGGCATCGGCATGTTCGGCATCGACCGGCGGCGACAGCCTGCCACCAACAATCGCCTGGATGCGGTCGGCGAGCGAAATGACCTCGTCGAGATCCTCCGAGATCAGCAGCACGGCGGTGCCCTGCCGTCGCGCTTCGAGAATGCGCGCATGGACCGCCGCGACGGCGCCCTCATCCAGCCCGCGCGCCGGTTGGGCCGCGATCAGGATGCGCGGACGCTGCGACAGATTGCGGCCAAGGATCAGCTTCTGCATATTGCCGCCCGAGAGCAGACGCGTACGGCTGGCGGGATTGCCGCCGCGCACATCAAATTGATCGATGATGTCTCTCGCGAAGGCCATGCCCGCTCTTCGATCCACCAACCCGTTCTTGGAATAGGCGGCAAGCCGTTCGAGCACGACATTCTCCCAGATCGCCATTTCGCCGATCGCGCCCTCGCCGTTGCGATCCTCGGGAATGCGGCCGATACCGGCCTCCACGACCTCCGCCACGCCGAGATTGCCGATCGGATGTCCGTAGAGCATCAAGTCACCCGAACTTCGCGCCAGTGTGCCCGACAACAATTGCGCGAGCGGAGCCTGGCCATTTCCCGAAATGCCGATGATACCCAGCACTTCGCCCTCGCGAAGCTGGAAGCTGACATTCTTCAACCGCTCGACGCCGTCGATGCGCAGGCAGACATCGGCCGCTTCGAGCACCACGGCACCGGGCGTGGAAGGCTCACGCACGGGGCGGGTTACACGATGCCCAACCATCAGTTCGGCAAGCTCGGCCTTGCTGGTCTCGGCTGCCTTGCGCTCGGCTACCACTTTTCCGCCGCGCAGCACGACGATGCGATCGGCAGCGGCCATGACTTCATGGAGCTTGTGGGAGATGAAGATCAGCGACAGACCCTGCCGCGCCATCTCCTTGAGCGTTGCAAACAGGCGCTCCGCTTCGATATTGGTCAGCACCGCCGTCGGCTCATCGAGGATCAGGATGCGGGCATCGTTGTAGAGCGCTTTCAGGATTTCGACCCGCTGCTGTTCGCCGACCGAGAGGTCGCCGAGCCGCGCATCGGGATCAACCTTGAGGCCGAAGCGTTCGGCAATGCCGGTGAGCTTCCTCCGCGCTGCCGCCGTGCCGGATCCCAGCTTCCAGAGCTTCTCCGTGCCGGTCATCACATTCTCGAGCACGGTGAGATTGGGCGCCAGCGAGAAATGCTGGTGAACCATCCCGACGCCAGCGCCGATAGCGGCGCGCGGCCGGCCCGGCGGCAGTTCCTCGCCATCGACCAGGACACGCCCTGCATCCGGCACGTAATGGCCGAACAGGATGCTCATCAGCGTCGTCTTGCCGGCACCGTTTTCGCCGAGCAACGCAACGATCTCACCCTTGGCAAGCGACATGGAAATATCGTTGTTGGCGAGATTGTCGCCGAACCGCTTGCTGACGCCTGAAATCTCGAGAACCGGTGTGCTCATGCAGCCAACCCCGCAACTGGAAACCTGTGCTGCCAGCGCCCTTCCGACTCCAGCCTTTCGGCAAGCGCGAGAAGCAGCGGCTCCTGGCTCATCGGCGCCATGATCTGGATCGGCAACGGCAGGCCGTCGGCATCCGATTCAAAGGGCAACGTGATCGCCGGAAACCCAGAAATGTTGGCAAGCGACGCGAGCGGCGCAAAAGCCGTCATGCGTTCGAGATGAAGGTCTACATCTCCGTGGTCGGATGGGAATGAACCTATCGGCAGCGGCGGCGAGGACAGCATGGGCGTCAGAATCACATCGACGCGATCGAAGAGCTGCCAGAGGTCGCGGCTGACCAGCACGCCCGCGTTCAGCGCGTCCCAGAGCGATGTGCCGATCATATCACGTCCGCGCATCACGAAAGCCCGCGTGAGAGTCTCCGCCCGGACTATATCGAGCCCGAGCGAATCCACCAAGGCCGCGAGATTGACCGAAACAATGTCGCCGAAGACTTTGCCGCTAGCCGATATCATGGGTTCGAAATTGGTCCATGCCAGGGACACCAAACTGTGGCCGCCGGCTTCGAGGCTCTTTGCTGCGGCTTCCACGGCACCGCTCCGCTCGCTCGATGTCGGATAGGCCGCGCCAGCCTCGGCGAGGACCCCGATCCTCAGCTTCCGACCGTTGGGAGGCATCAGCGCAACATCGGCAAACGGCCCACGCACCTGTCCGCTCAGAGCGTCGAAAATGGCAGCCGTATCGCGCACCGATCGGGTCACTGCCAATTCGCTGGCGATGCCGCCGAGATGATTGCCGAAGGATGGCCCCGCGGGCATCGCGCCACGGCTGGGCTTGAGACCTACCAGCCCGCAGCAAGCCGCAGGCACGCGGATCGATCCGCCGGCATCCGTTGCGTGTGCGATTGAGACGATACCTGCTCCGACGGCCGCCGCCGCACCGCCAGAGGAGCCGCCCGCCGTCAACGTGGGATCAAGCGGGTTGCGGCAGATCGGACCGATTGCCGGCTCGCTCGCCAGCGACAGGCCGAATTCGGGGCTCGTGGTCAACCCGAACAGGCAAAAGCCGGCATCCCGAAAGCGGCTCGCCAGATCGGAATCCGCCTCGCCGCCTGTCCGTTTGAACAACCGTGATCCCGCCGTAACCGGCAGACCCGTAAACGGCCCGCCGAGATCCTTGGCCAACGTGGGCACGCCGCCGAAGACGCGGTTGGCAAAACGACCGGGAGCGGCTCTGCGTTCATCATCCATTGCCCGCGCGGCAGCCATGCCCATCCCGGAGTCGAGATGGGCAATCGCACCCAGGGCTTCATGCAGGGCAGCGGCATCGAGGGACGCCTGCATCGCATCGGCTGCGCTTGAGGTTCCCCTTCTGATCGCCCTGGCAAGCGCAGTGGCATCTTGGATCATGACAGGGCCGAATTACTTCGGCTCTTCCATGTTCCTGGGAACCTCGAATGTACCGGCCTTGATTTCGGCGCGCTTGGCTTCCATCGCGGCTTCTGCATCTGCCGGTGCCACGCCCTTGACGTAAGCGATGTCGCTGCCGCCTTCCTTCATCAGACCGAAGGGCGTGTAATTCTTGCCGACCGGCTTGCCGGCCTGCGCATCGGCGATGGCCGCGTTCAGGATCGGGCGGAAACCCCAGAGGGCGTTGGCGAAAACGGTGTCGGGGTAACGCGGCGAATAATCGATCAGCGAACCGACCGACTTGATGCCGCGTTCCTTTGCGGCGTCCGCCGTGCCGATACGCTCGCCGAACAGGATGTCGGCGCCGGCATCGATCTGGGCAAGACCCGCTTCGCGCGCCTTGGGCGGATCGAAGAACGTACCGATGAAGGCGACGAGGTGCTTGGCATCCGGGTTGACTGCCTTCACACCCTCGGCGAAGGCGTTGATCAACATGTTGACCTCGGGGATCGGGATCGCACCGACCGAACCCACCACGTTCGATTTGGTCATCTTGCCCGCGAGCATGCCGGCGAGATAGGCGCCATCATGGTTCCAGGTGCCGAAGACACCGAAGTTCGAGCCTTCCTCGTTGCCGCTGGAACCCAACACGAAGGATGTGTCGGGATAATCCGCCGCCACTTGGCGCGCTTCCTTTTCCACCGCATAGGACTCGCCGATGATCAGCTTGTTGCCTTGCTCGGCATATTCGCGCATGGCACGCGGATAGTCGGTGCCGGAAACGCCCTCGGAGAAGACATACTCGATCACGCCTTCCTTGGCCGCATCCTGAAGTGCCGCATGAAGACAGGAATTCCAGGCATTTTCGACCGGCGAGGCATGGATGCCAGCCACCTTGAGCGGCGTCGCCGCCCGCGCGAACGGAGCGAGCGTACTGACCCCGAGCGCGATGCCCGAAGCGATGACCGCACGGCGTGAAATCATGATTTCATTGGTCATGTGATTGATCCCCTGTTTTTTGACCATTTGGTTCAGAAACCATATGGAGGCGCCAAAACAGTGTCAAGGAAGGGGATCAATGGACGTCGTCCGCTCGAGATTGAGGGCAGATGACAATCACCCCAGAAGTGGAATTCAATTTCGAAATCGACTGGCGAAGGCGAAACAACGGACGCAAGTATACCATATTTTCATCTCGCCTTAGACTTGAGAGAAACAATACGATAAGCTTCTGATATCTTGCTTCAAATCCGCCTTTTGGCACAAAAAGGTGGGGGATTCATCGGCATACGATGAATTCTGGGCAGCGGGCGGGTGCTGGTGTGGGAGCGCAATGAGATGAGATCGCTGGCGCTGGACGGCTTGAGAGCGCTGCCGGTTTTGGTGATCATCGCCGATCATAGCTGGCTGGACGCGCTGGAACTGCCATTCGGCCATCTCGGAGTGCGTTTCTTTTTCGTTCTCAGCGGTTTCTTCATCACGGCGATGCTCATTCGCGCGCGGGACAAGGTCGATTTCAGACGGCAAAGCGCCCTGTTTTCCTTCTACGTCCGCAGAGTGTTGAGGACGTTTCCTCCCTACTTCCTGATGCTCGGTGTGGTTCTGTATTTCAATGTTGCGGATGTCCGGGACACCTGGCTTTGGCATGTGACATTCACGACCAATTTTCTCTTTGCCTGGGTGAACAACTGGGAGCCGTGGATACTGGGGCATATGTGGTCGCTTTGCATCCAGGAGCAGTTTTATCTTCTATGGCCCCTGTTGATCTTCGTTGTGCCAAAGACCCATTACGGCACTCTCTGCTGGGGCTTCATAGCACTTTCATTGCTATACAGAATCGTTGTCATCGCCATGGGACCGTATGTGCTTTGGGTCCATGTGCTGCCCCCCGCTTCCTGGG
This genomic interval carries:
- a CDS encoding J domain-containing protein; its protein translation is MIDPYDTLGVSRDADDVAIKAAYRRLAKSAHPDSGGDADAFVLARKAQDLLLDPLRRKVFDATGYDPELADPRDLQGLMVIEKLVNDIVLDEREPGTFDPLERMRATLLNDIRKARFHAAEMEGHGARVGRHLDRIATRPATDILGYMLKARIEAITKAVLEARKQIEATERALEMLEDYSYEMDEAGKNERRPVVTLTR
- a CDS encoding BMP family protein, which gives rise to MTNEIMISRRAVIASGIALGVSTLAPFARAATPLKVAGIHASPVENAWNSCLHAALQDAAKEGVIEYVFSEGVSGTDYPRAMREYAEQGNKLIIGESYAVEKEARQVAADYPDTSFVLGSSGNEEGSNFGVFGTWNHDGAYLAGMLAGKMTKSNVVGSVGAIPIPEVNMLINAFAEGVKAVNPDAKHLVAFIGTFFDPPKAREAGLAQIDAGADILFGERIGTADAAKERGIKSVGSLIDYSPRYPDTVFANALWGFRPILNAAIADAQAGKPVGKNYTPFGLMKEGGSDIAYVKGVAPADAEAAMEAKRAEIKAGTFEVPRNMEEPK
- a CDS encoding amidase, whose protein sequence is MIQDATALARAIRRGTSSAADAMQASLDAAALHEALGAIAHLDSGMGMAAARAMDDERRAAPGRFANRVFGGVPTLAKDLGGPFTGLPVTAGSRLFKRTGGEADSDLASRFRDAGFCLFGLTTSPEFGLSLASEPAIGPICRNPLDPTLTAGGSSGGAAAAVGAGIVSIAHATDAGGSIRVPAACCGLVGLKPSRGAMPAGPSFGNHLGGIASELAVTRSVRDTAAIFDALSGQVRGPFADVALMPPNGRKLRIGVLAEAGAAYPTSSERSGAVEAAAKSLEAGGHSLVSLAWTNFEPMISASGKVFGDIVSVNLAALVDSLGLDIVRAETLTRAFVMRGRDMIGTSLWDALNAGVLVSRDLWQLFDRVDVILTPMLSSPPLPIGSFPSDHGDVDLHLERMTAFAPLASLANISGFPAITLPFESDADGLPLPIQIMAPMSQEPLLLALAERLESEGRWQHRFPVAGLAA
- a CDS encoding ABC transporter permease translates to MSVLFDILASAGLWAAILRIATPLIFGTLGALLCERAGVLNLGIEGIMTFGAMIGWLSVYHGADLWTGLLVAAIAGGIFGVLHSVLTVTLGLSQHVAGLGVTLFASSFSYYVFRLIVPVAGTPPTIVPFQPIDVPFLSSLPFLGPALFTQTAPTYLAIVVALILAYVIFRTPVGLAIRMTGENPHAAEAQGVNPMKVRYGAVIVGSALMAVGGAFLTLSAFNSFFPTMVQGRGWICIALVVFASWRPGRALFGALLFAFFDAFQLRLQTAVEGVPYQIFLMTPYILSIAALAVMARRARVPQALMQPYRRGER
- a CDS encoding VWA domain-containing protein, whose protein sequence is MPLTLLPRECAPFLDFVHALRRQGFAVSPDQTETFLSAITLLGPRGMEHIRHAAIATLAPPIERMGAFEALFRAIFFGEVRAAALQDSTEDETTVNDREGHEPQGEVALEQEQGGAKASAFERLSTRDFDQTDIGLGAFRRALADALPRRHSFRQLRVHSNGAIDLRRSLRDIVRAEGDLAVPRLRRRQEVVRRPLIFIDISGSMSGHTDELLALAHATIQAIPRTEIFTIGTRLSRITTALRAQDRTVALARAATAVDDWNGGTRIGPALKAFLAIPRFAAMARGALVVIASDGLERGGHAEFESSMRRLSHLAHRLSLATPLAGDSRFRPETAALAAVLPWLDDLVDGSSAHAIARFMLTLDRPAPRASAVWKEKAHAFSH
- a CDS encoding acyltransferase, which gives rise to MRSLALDGLRALPVLVIIADHSWLDALELPFGHLGVRFFFVLSGFFITAMLIRARDKVDFRRQSALFSFYVRRVLRTFPPYFLMLGVVLYFNVADVRDTWLWHVTFTTNFLFAWVNNWEPWILGHMWSLCIQEQFYLLWPLLIFVVPKTHYGTLCWGFIALSLLYRIVVIAMGPYVLWVHVLPPASWDALAVGSLLAIARSRDAQGPRMNWMVSLGLLGASLWLAVLDIPNMHVFWSVWSLGELAGLYPLVHLINTVASGRDFYILKWAPMVFLGRISFGLYLYHVMAIAALYRYLPSQSEPTALRFLCVTAVTVTIAILSWYCMERPIMRVRDTLMRPRPAAAGSSA
- a CDS encoding ABC transporter permease, with amino-acid sequence MRLERREQRPLWLMIGAPVLAIIAALALSGILIAIAGAPVFEAYRRILIGAFGSRLSATETLTRATPLMLTGLAAAVAFRARLWNIGAEGQFYLGAIAVAAFGSKLLAGLPAPILIPLLLVIGAMAGMVLILIPLWLRLRFSVDEVVTSLLMNFIAVLFVSMLIDGVLKDPLAFGWPQSQPVADHAMLPKLIARSRLHIGLAIAVVLAVIVYLIQSRTVFGMQSRAAGLNPQGAVFAGVPLGRTLVKVACLSGGLAGLAGAIEVMGVKGYVTTDLSPGFGYAGIVVAMLANLNPIGVVFAALFTAIMFVGADGMSRSLGIPTYIADVTVALSLLTMLVALFFTQYRIRR
- a CDS encoding amidohydrolase; translated protein: MPSVIDSHFHIWRRDDLPWLNGPMVPRIFGPYEPIRRDYPIAEYLGELDGLDITKAVYVQTNWAKTDFEKEVAWVSDTAKETGWPHAIVGYADMTLEDVRPQLDRLKAYPLVRGVRMQLHWHDVPEYRFAPNPEQVLDPAVRRNVSRLNDYDYSFDLQLFPAQMRAGAELVAENPKTDFILTHCGMLTDDRPETVASWKEGLAHFATLPNLSAKLSGLGTFGHRNDPALIALVIDGGVEILGSDRLMFGSNFPIEKLWTTYASVLAAHKAAVEKHGPKALTDVFHDTANRVYRPA
- a CDS encoding ABC transporter ATP-binding protein, encoding MSTPVLEISGVSKRFGDNLANNDISMSLAKGEIVALLGENGAGKTTLMSILFGHYVPDAGRVLVDGEELPPGRPRAAIGAGVGMVHQHFSLAPNLTVLENVMTGTEKLWKLGSGTAAARRKLTGIAERFGLKVDPDARLGDLSVGEQQRVEILKALYNDARILILDEPTAVLTNIEAERLFATLKEMARQGLSLIFISHKLHEVMAAADRIVVLRGGKVVAERKAAETSKAELAELMVGHRVTRPVREPSTPGAVVLEAADVCLRIDGVERLKNVSFQLREGEVLGIIGISGNGQAPLAQLLSGTLARSSGDLMLYGHPIGNLGVAEVVEAGIGRIPEDRNGEGAIGEMAIWENVVLERLAAYSKNGLVDRRAGMAFARDIIDQFDVRGGNPASRTRLLSGGNMQKLILGRNLSQRPRILIAAQPARGLDEGAVAAVHARILEARRQGTAVLLISEDLDEVISLADRIQAIVGGRLSPPVDAEHADARRLGLMMSGDWSHATEAAHAP
- a CDS encoding amidohydrolase family protein, which encodes MFDLIIRDANLPDGRTGMDIGISGGKIDAIEKSIAADAGEEISATGRLVTPPFVDPHFHMDATLSLGLPRMNVSGTLLEGIALWGELRPIVTKEELVERALRYCDLAVTQGLLFIRSHVDTSDPKLVTVEAMIEVRERVKPYIDLQLVAFPQDGYYRAADGIASLNRALDMGVDIVGGIPHFERTMDEGAASVEALCRIAADRGLPVDMHCDETDDPMSRHIETLAADTIRFGLQGRVAGSHLTSMHSMDNYYVSKLIPLMVEARINVIPNPLINIMLQGRHDTYPKRRGMTRVRELMDAGLNVSFGHDCVMDPWYSMGSGDMLEVGHMAIHVAQMAGIEDKKKIFDALTVNSAKTMGLEGYGLEKGCNADLVILQASDVIEALRLKPTRLAVVKGGKVIARSAPRIGELFLDGRPKSIDGGLDYIPIKA